A stretch of Channa argus isolate prfri chromosome 16, Channa argus male v1.0, whole genome shotgun sequence DNA encodes these proteins:
- the map7a gene encoding ensconsin isoform X3, translating to MPGSIPSMAVQKKQSVIPPSQGPLSTRTIVSQRKGNGFERAQENGSNSKTNSQAKTAAWAFNKSAQICSTATPRASAVANGLNVDERLKAARERREERQKLLASRELTRLEREQRARRYYEQQLQERKKKLLAQRLKEERRRAAVEEKRKQRLKEEKERNESAVRRTLEKSHRAQQNLSQNSRGRKLTRNVPRRLPLTTWEKNLISRLLTPTCSYLARSKSAGCHSGEQVSFHSMNTATSTTTPHKPQQHTGSVPHRPSASPGHNNRSINLAQIKAAREQDVNKKSSNSGSNIRSTALNTDVKPTFTQGRTTHPSPERNPQRSISRHPTPLQLELPSVPEEDLCSSAFAPGNARPIRTLVEGQQNKMSNENPPEAPCFNMLETETEAVTRTAGDRSPQPPEVICRPTGGTTDPEEASRLLAEKRRVARLQREKEEQERLQREEAERRRHEELEFRRAEERARQQAEAQRLIEEKRRREEEEQRRAGEERAQAMREAALLQKQREEEQAKERAKAEQIRQEREILAQKEEAERQARKKRLEEIMRRTRRTDSPDTKSVPVRVLPNETQPKENTQPVHNGAIEDGIKLPVGMKSSQLRQNSEEDMVPIVAFKERRSLRTLTGLEEIQTHQRAEVI from the exons ATGCCAGGCTCAATACCCAGCATGGCTGTCCAGAAGAAACAGAGTGTCATCCCACCATCACAGGGACCACTGTCCACACGTACCATTGTGAGCCAAAGAAAGGGGAATGGATTTGAAAGGGCACAAG AGAATGGCTCTAATAGCAAAACAAATTCGCAGGCAAAGACAGCAGCTTGGGCTTTCAACAAGTCTGCCCAAATCTGCAGTACAGCTACTCCACGGGCCTCTGCAG TGGCTAATGGACTAAATGTTGACGAGAGGCTGAAAGCAGCAcgagaaagaagagaagagcGTCAGAAGTTACTAG CTTCTCGCGAATTAACTAGGTTGGAAAGAGAGCAGCGGGCCAGGCGTTACTATGAGCAACAACTGCAAGAGCGCAAGAAGAAACTCCTGGCGCAGAGGCtcaaagaggagaggaggcgTGCTGCCGTTGAGGAGAAGCGCAAGCAGAGGCTAAAAGAGGAGAAA GAGCGAAATGAATCTGCAGTGCGTAGGACACTGGAAAAAAGCCATAGGGCTCAACAGAACCTCAGTCAAAATTCAAGAGGAAGGAAGCTCACAAGGAACG TTCCACGTCGCCTACCACTGACAACATGGGAGAAGAACTTGATCAGTCGCCTCCTTACCCCCACATGTTCTTATCTGGCCAGAAGCAAGAGTGCTGGTTGTCACTCAGGAGAACAAG TTTCGTTTCACTCCATGAATACcgccacctccaccaccacccctcACAAACCCCAGCAGCATACCGGCTCAGTTCCCCACAGGCCATCTGCCTCTCCGGGTCACAACAACAGAAGCATAAATCTGGCACAG aTCAAAGCAGCTAGAGAGCAAGATGTTAACAAAAAGAGTTCAAACAGTGGCTCAAATATTAGGTCAACTGCTTTAAATACTGATGTGAAACCTACATTTACACAAGGCAGAACCACCCATCCCTCACCAGAAAG AAACCCCCAAAGATCAATCAGCAGACATCCAACACCGCTGCAGTTAGAGCTCCCATCGGTCCCTGAGGAAGATCTCTGTAGTTCTGCCTTTGCTCCTGGTAACGCAAGACCTATCAGGACATTAGTTGAAGgtcagcaaaataaaatgagcaaTGAAAATCCACCAGAGGCTCCTTGTTTCAACATGCTcgaaacagaaacagaagctgTAACTAGAACAGCAGGAGACAGAA GTCCACAGCCTCCGGAAGTCATATGCAGGCCTACAGGTGGGACTACAGATCCAGAGGAGGCGTCCCGTCTCCTGGCTGAAAAGAGGAGAGTGGCCCGACTACAACGGGAGAAAGAGGAGCAGGAACggctgcagagagaagaggcagAGAG GCGCCGTCACGAAGAACTGGAGTTCAGGAGGGCAGAGGAGCGGGCAAGACAGCAAGCAGAAGCTCAACGTCTGAttgaggagaagaggagaagggaggaggaggagcagaggcGAGCCGGGGAGGAGAGAGCTCAGGCCATGAGGGAAGCTGCTCTTCTGCAGAAGCAG AGGGAGGAAGAACAGGCCAAAGAGAGAGCGAAAGCAGAGCAGATAAGACAAGAGCGAGAAATACTTGCACAGAAAGAAGAAGCTGAACGCCAAGCAAGAAAAAAG cgACTTGAGGAGATCATGCGGAGAACCAGAAGAACAGATTCTCCAGATACG AAGTCCGTACCAGTGAGGGTCTTGCCAAATGAAACCCAaccaaaggaaaacacacagcctgTGCACAACGGCGCTATAGAAGATGGCATCAAGCTGCCAGTGGGGATGAAGTCCTCGCAGCTCAGGCAGAACAGCGAGGAGGACATGGTGCCCATTGTGGCTTTCAAAGAACGCAGGTCTCTCAGAACTCTCACCGGACTCGAGGAAATCCAGACCCATCAACGAGCAG AGGTCATCTGA
- the map7a gene encoding ensconsin isoform X6, producing the protein MPGSIPSMAVQKKQSVIPPSQGPLSTRTIVSQRKGNGFERAQENGSNSKTNSQAKTAAWAFNKSAQICSTATPRASAVANGLNVDERLKAARERREERQKLLASRELTRLEREQRARRYYEQQLQERKKKLLAQRLKEERRRAAVEEKRKQRLKEEKERNESAVRRTLEKSHRAQQNLSQNSRGRKLTRNVSFHSMNTATSTTTPHKPQQHTGSVPHRPSASPGHNNRSINLAQIKAAREQDVNKKSSNSGSNIRSTALNTDVKPTFTQGRTTHPSPERNPQRSISRHPTPLQLELPSVPEEDLCSSAFAPGNARPIRTLVEGQQNKMSNENPPEAPCFNMLETETEAVTRTAGDRSPQPPEVICRPTGGTTDPEEASRLLAEKRRVARLQREKEEQERLQREEAERRRHEELEFRRAEERARQQAEAQRLIEEKRRREEEEQRRAGEERAQAMREAALLQKQREEEQAKERAKAEQIRQEREILAQKEEAERQARKKRLEEIMRRTRRTDSPDTKSVPVRVLPNETQPKENTQPVHNGAIEDGIKLPVGMKSSQLRQNSEEDMVPIVAFKERRSLRTLTGLEEIQTHQRAEVI; encoded by the exons ATGCCAGGCTCAATACCCAGCATGGCTGTCCAGAAGAAACAGAGTGTCATCCCACCATCACAGGGACCACTGTCCACACGTACCATTGTGAGCCAAAGAAAGGGGAATGGATTTGAAAGGGCACAAG AGAATGGCTCTAATAGCAAAACAAATTCGCAGGCAAAGACAGCAGCTTGGGCTTTCAACAAGTCTGCCCAAATCTGCAGTACAGCTACTCCACGGGCCTCTGCAG TGGCTAATGGACTAAATGTTGACGAGAGGCTGAAAGCAGCAcgagaaagaagagaagagcGTCAGAAGTTACTAG CTTCTCGCGAATTAACTAGGTTGGAAAGAGAGCAGCGGGCCAGGCGTTACTATGAGCAACAACTGCAAGAGCGCAAGAAGAAACTCCTGGCGCAGAGGCtcaaagaggagaggaggcgTGCTGCCGTTGAGGAGAAGCGCAAGCAGAGGCTAAAAGAGGAGAAA GAGCGAAATGAATCTGCAGTGCGTAGGACACTGGAAAAAAGCCATAGGGCTCAACAGAACCTCAGTCAAAATTCAAGAGGAAGGAAGCTCACAAGGAACG TTTCGTTTCACTCCATGAATACcgccacctccaccaccacccctcACAAACCCCAGCAGCATACCGGCTCAGTTCCCCACAGGCCATCTGCCTCTCCGGGTCACAACAACAGAAGCATAAATCTGGCACAG aTCAAAGCAGCTAGAGAGCAAGATGTTAACAAAAAGAGTTCAAACAGTGGCTCAAATATTAGGTCAACTGCTTTAAATACTGATGTGAAACCTACATTTACACAAGGCAGAACCACCCATCCCTCACCAGAAAG AAACCCCCAAAGATCAATCAGCAGACATCCAACACCGCTGCAGTTAGAGCTCCCATCGGTCCCTGAGGAAGATCTCTGTAGTTCTGCCTTTGCTCCTGGTAACGCAAGACCTATCAGGACATTAGTTGAAGgtcagcaaaataaaatgagcaaTGAAAATCCACCAGAGGCTCCTTGTTTCAACATGCTcgaaacagaaacagaagctgTAACTAGAACAGCAGGAGACAGAA GTCCACAGCCTCCGGAAGTCATATGCAGGCCTACAGGTGGGACTACAGATCCAGAGGAGGCGTCCCGTCTCCTGGCTGAAAAGAGGAGAGTGGCCCGACTACAACGGGAGAAAGAGGAGCAGGAACggctgcagagagaagaggcagAGAG GCGCCGTCACGAAGAACTGGAGTTCAGGAGGGCAGAGGAGCGGGCAAGACAGCAAGCAGAAGCTCAACGTCTGAttgaggagaagaggagaagggaggaggaggagcagaggcGAGCCGGGGAGGAGAGAGCTCAGGCCATGAGGGAAGCTGCTCTTCTGCAGAAGCAG AGGGAGGAAGAACAGGCCAAAGAGAGAGCGAAAGCAGAGCAGATAAGACAAGAGCGAGAAATACTTGCACAGAAAGAAGAAGCTGAACGCCAAGCAAGAAAAAAG cgACTTGAGGAGATCATGCGGAGAACCAGAAGAACAGATTCTCCAGATACG AAGTCCGTACCAGTGAGGGTCTTGCCAAATGAAACCCAaccaaaggaaaacacacagcctgTGCACAACGGCGCTATAGAAGATGGCATCAAGCTGCCAGTGGGGATGAAGTCCTCGCAGCTCAGGCAGAACAGCGAGGAGGACATGGTGCCCATTGTGGCTTTCAAAGAACGCAGGTCTCTCAGAACTCTCACCGGACTCGAGGAAATCCAGACCCATCAACGAGCAG AGGTCATCTGA
- the map7a gene encoding ensconsin isoform X1, which yields MPGSIPSMAVQKKQSVIPPSQGPLSTRTIVSQRKGNGFERAQENGSNSKTNSQAKTAAWAFNKSAQICSTATPRASAVANGLNVDERLKAARERREERQKLLASRELTRLEREQRARRYYEQQLQERKKKLLAQRLKEERRRAAVEEKRKQRLKEEKERNESAVRRTLEKSHRAQQNLSQNSRGRKLTRNVPRRLPLTTWEKNLISRLLTPTCSYLARSKSAGCHSGEQVVHVCRRAVSFHSMNTATSTTTPHKPQQHTGSVPHRPSASPGHNNRSINLAQIKAAREQDVNKKSSNSGSNIRSTALNTDVKPTFTQGRTTHPSPERNPQRSISRHPTPLQLELPSVPEEDLCSSAFAPGNARPIRTLVEGQQNKMSNENPPEAPCFNMLETETEAVTRTAGDRSPQPPEVICRPTGGTTDPEEASRLLAEKRRVARLQREKEEQERLQREEAERRRHEELEFRRAEERARQQAEAQRLIEEKRRREEEEQRRAGEERAQAMREAALLQKQREEEQAKERAKAEQIRQEREILAQKEEAERQARKKRLEEIMRRTRRTDSPDTKSVPVRVLPNETQPKENTQPVHNGAIEDGIKLPVGMKSSQLRQNSEEDMVPIVAFKERRSLRTLTGLEEIQTHQRAEVI from the exons ATGCCAGGCTCAATACCCAGCATGGCTGTCCAGAAGAAACAGAGTGTCATCCCACCATCACAGGGACCACTGTCCACACGTACCATTGTGAGCCAAAGAAAGGGGAATGGATTTGAAAGGGCACAAG AGAATGGCTCTAATAGCAAAACAAATTCGCAGGCAAAGACAGCAGCTTGGGCTTTCAACAAGTCTGCCCAAATCTGCAGTACAGCTACTCCACGGGCCTCTGCAG TGGCTAATGGACTAAATGTTGACGAGAGGCTGAAAGCAGCAcgagaaagaagagaagagcGTCAGAAGTTACTAG CTTCTCGCGAATTAACTAGGTTGGAAAGAGAGCAGCGGGCCAGGCGTTACTATGAGCAACAACTGCAAGAGCGCAAGAAGAAACTCCTGGCGCAGAGGCtcaaagaggagaggaggcgTGCTGCCGTTGAGGAGAAGCGCAAGCAGAGGCTAAAAGAGGAGAAA GAGCGAAATGAATCTGCAGTGCGTAGGACACTGGAAAAAAGCCATAGGGCTCAACAGAACCTCAGTCAAAATTCAAGAGGAAGGAAGCTCACAAGGAACG TTCCACGTCGCCTACCACTGACAACATGGGAGAAGAACTTGATCAGTCGCCTCCTTACCCCCACATGTTCTTATCTGGCCAGAAGCAAGAGTGCTGGTTGTCACTCAGGAGAACAAG TTGTCCATGTTTGTCGTCGCGCAGTTTCGTTTCACTCCATGAATACcgccacctccaccaccacccctcACAAACCCCAGCAGCATACCGGCTCAGTTCCCCACAGGCCATCTGCCTCTCCGGGTCACAACAACAGAAGCATAAATCTGGCACAG aTCAAAGCAGCTAGAGAGCAAGATGTTAACAAAAAGAGTTCAAACAGTGGCTCAAATATTAGGTCAACTGCTTTAAATACTGATGTGAAACCTACATTTACACAAGGCAGAACCACCCATCCCTCACCAGAAAG AAACCCCCAAAGATCAATCAGCAGACATCCAACACCGCTGCAGTTAGAGCTCCCATCGGTCCCTGAGGAAGATCTCTGTAGTTCTGCCTTTGCTCCTGGTAACGCAAGACCTATCAGGACATTAGTTGAAGgtcagcaaaataaaatgagcaaTGAAAATCCACCAGAGGCTCCTTGTTTCAACATGCTcgaaacagaaacagaagctgTAACTAGAACAGCAGGAGACAGAA GTCCACAGCCTCCGGAAGTCATATGCAGGCCTACAGGTGGGACTACAGATCCAGAGGAGGCGTCCCGTCTCCTGGCTGAAAAGAGGAGAGTGGCCCGACTACAACGGGAGAAAGAGGAGCAGGAACggctgcagagagaagaggcagAGAG GCGCCGTCACGAAGAACTGGAGTTCAGGAGGGCAGAGGAGCGGGCAAGACAGCAAGCAGAAGCTCAACGTCTGAttgaggagaagaggagaagggaggaggaggagcagaggcGAGCCGGGGAGGAGAGAGCTCAGGCCATGAGGGAAGCTGCTCTTCTGCAGAAGCAG AGGGAGGAAGAACAGGCCAAAGAGAGAGCGAAAGCAGAGCAGATAAGACAAGAGCGAGAAATACTTGCACAGAAAGAAGAAGCTGAACGCCAAGCAAGAAAAAAG cgACTTGAGGAGATCATGCGGAGAACCAGAAGAACAGATTCTCCAGATACG AAGTCCGTACCAGTGAGGGTCTTGCCAAATGAAACCCAaccaaaggaaaacacacagcctgTGCACAACGGCGCTATAGAAGATGGCATCAAGCTGCCAGTGGGGATGAAGTCCTCGCAGCTCAGGCAGAACAGCGAGGAGGACATGGTGCCCATTGTGGCTTTCAAAGAACGCAGGTCTCTCAGAACTCTCACCGGACTCGAGGAAATCCAGACCCATCAACGAGCAG AGGTCATCTGA
- the map7a gene encoding ensconsin isoform X4, with protein sequence MPGSIPSMAVQKKQSVIPPSQGPLSTRTIVSQRKGNGFERAQVTTVLYLGIPVANGLNVDERLKAARERREERQKLLASRELTRLEREQRARRYYEQQLQERKKKLLAQRLKEERRRAAVEEKRKQRLKEEKERNESAVRRTLEKSHRAQQNLSQNSRGRKLTRNVPRRLPLTTWEKNLISRLLTPTCSYLARSKSAGCHSGEQVVHVCRRAVSFHSMNTATSTTTPHKPQQHTGSVPHRPSASPGHNNRSINLAQIKAAREQDVNKKSSNSGSNIRSTALNTDVKPTFTQGRTTHPSPERNPQRSISRHPTPLQLELPSVPEEDLCSSAFAPGNARPIRTLVEGQQNKMSNENPPEAPCFNMLETETEAVTRTAGDRSPQPPEVICRPTGGTTDPEEASRLLAEKRRVARLQREKEEQERLQREEAERRRHEELEFRRAEERARQQAEAQRLIEEKRRREEEEQRRAGEERAQAMREAALLQKQREEEQAKERAKAEQIRQEREILAQKEEAERQARKKRLEEIMRRTRRTDSPDTKSVPVRVLPNETQPKENTQPVHNGAIEDGIKLPVGMKSSQLRQNSEEDMVPIVAFKERRSLRTLTGLEEIQTHQRAEVI encoded by the exons ATGCCAGGCTCAATACCCAGCATGGCTGTCCAGAAGAAACAGAGTGTCATCCCACCATCACAGGGACCACTGTCCACACGTACCATTGTGAGCCAAAGAAAGGGGAATGGATTTGAAAGGGCACAAG TGACTACAGTGCTCTATTTGGGCATTCCAGTGGCTAATGGACTAAATGTTGACGAGAGGCTGAAAGCAGCAcgagaaagaagagaagagcGTCAGAAGTTACTAG CTTCTCGCGAATTAACTAGGTTGGAAAGAGAGCAGCGGGCCAGGCGTTACTATGAGCAACAACTGCAAGAGCGCAAGAAGAAACTCCTGGCGCAGAGGCtcaaagaggagaggaggcgTGCTGCCGTTGAGGAGAAGCGCAAGCAGAGGCTAAAAGAGGAGAAA GAGCGAAATGAATCTGCAGTGCGTAGGACACTGGAAAAAAGCCATAGGGCTCAACAGAACCTCAGTCAAAATTCAAGAGGAAGGAAGCTCACAAGGAACG TTCCACGTCGCCTACCACTGACAACATGGGAGAAGAACTTGATCAGTCGCCTCCTTACCCCCACATGTTCTTATCTGGCCAGAAGCAAGAGTGCTGGTTGTCACTCAGGAGAACAAG TTGTCCATGTTTGTCGTCGCGCAGTTTCGTTTCACTCCATGAATACcgccacctccaccaccacccctcACAAACCCCAGCAGCATACCGGCTCAGTTCCCCACAGGCCATCTGCCTCTCCGGGTCACAACAACAGAAGCATAAATCTGGCACAG aTCAAAGCAGCTAGAGAGCAAGATGTTAACAAAAAGAGTTCAAACAGTGGCTCAAATATTAGGTCAACTGCTTTAAATACTGATGTGAAACCTACATTTACACAAGGCAGAACCACCCATCCCTCACCAGAAAG AAACCCCCAAAGATCAATCAGCAGACATCCAACACCGCTGCAGTTAGAGCTCCCATCGGTCCCTGAGGAAGATCTCTGTAGTTCTGCCTTTGCTCCTGGTAACGCAAGACCTATCAGGACATTAGTTGAAGgtcagcaaaataaaatgagcaaTGAAAATCCACCAGAGGCTCCTTGTTTCAACATGCTcgaaacagaaacagaagctgTAACTAGAACAGCAGGAGACAGAA GTCCACAGCCTCCGGAAGTCATATGCAGGCCTACAGGTGGGACTACAGATCCAGAGGAGGCGTCCCGTCTCCTGGCTGAAAAGAGGAGAGTGGCCCGACTACAACGGGAGAAAGAGGAGCAGGAACggctgcagagagaagaggcagAGAG GCGCCGTCACGAAGAACTGGAGTTCAGGAGGGCAGAGGAGCGGGCAAGACAGCAAGCAGAAGCTCAACGTCTGAttgaggagaagaggagaagggaggaggaggagcagaggcGAGCCGGGGAGGAGAGAGCTCAGGCCATGAGGGAAGCTGCTCTTCTGCAGAAGCAG AGGGAGGAAGAACAGGCCAAAGAGAGAGCGAAAGCAGAGCAGATAAGACAAGAGCGAGAAATACTTGCACAGAAAGAAGAAGCTGAACGCCAAGCAAGAAAAAAG cgACTTGAGGAGATCATGCGGAGAACCAGAAGAACAGATTCTCCAGATACG AAGTCCGTACCAGTGAGGGTCTTGCCAAATGAAACCCAaccaaaggaaaacacacagcctgTGCACAACGGCGCTATAGAAGATGGCATCAAGCTGCCAGTGGGGATGAAGTCCTCGCAGCTCAGGCAGAACAGCGAGGAGGACATGGTGCCCATTGTGGCTTTCAAAGAACGCAGGTCTCTCAGAACTCTCACCGGACTCGAGGAAATCCAGACCCATCAACGAGCAG AGGTCATCTGA
- the map7a gene encoding ensconsin isoform X5, with amino-acid sequence MPGSIPSMAVQKKQSVIPPSQGPLSTRTIVSQRKGNGFERAQVANGLNVDERLKAARERREERQKLLASRELTRLEREQRARRYYEQQLQERKKKLLAQRLKEERRRAAVEEKRKQRLKEEKERNESAVRRTLEKSHRAQQNLSQNSRGRKLTRNVPRRLPLTTWEKNLISRLLTPTCSYLARSKSAGCHSGEQVVHVCRRAVSFHSMNTATSTTTPHKPQQHTGSVPHRPSASPGHNNRSINLAQIKAAREQDVNKKSSNSGSNIRSTALNTDVKPTFTQGRTTHPSPERNPQRSISRHPTPLQLELPSVPEEDLCSSAFAPGNARPIRTLVEGQQNKMSNENPPEAPCFNMLETETEAVTRTAGDRSPQPPEVICRPTGGTTDPEEASRLLAEKRRVARLQREKEEQERLQREEAERRRHEELEFRRAEERARQQAEAQRLIEEKRRREEEEQRRAGEERAQAMREAALLQKQREEEQAKERAKAEQIRQEREILAQKEEAERQARKKRLEEIMRRTRRTDSPDTKSVPVRVLPNETQPKENTQPVHNGAIEDGIKLPVGMKSSQLRQNSEEDMVPIVAFKERRSLRTLTGLEEIQTHQRAEVI; translated from the exons ATGCCAGGCTCAATACCCAGCATGGCTGTCCAGAAGAAACAGAGTGTCATCCCACCATCACAGGGACCACTGTCCACACGTACCATTGTGAGCCAAAGAAAGGGGAATGGATTTGAAAGGGCACAAG TGGCTAATGGACTAAATGTTGACGAGAGGCTGAAAGCAGCAcgagaaagaagagaagagcGTCAGAAGTTACTAG CTTCTCGCGAATTAACTAGGTTGGAAAGAGAGCAGCGGGCCAGGCGTTACTATGAGCAACAACTGCAAGAGCGCAAGAAGAAACTCCTGGCGCAGAGGCtcaaagaggagaggaggcgTGCTGCCGTTGAGGAGAAGCGCAAGCAGAGGCTAAAAGAGGAGAAA GAGCGAAATGAATCTGCAGTGCGTAGGACACTGGAAAAAAGCCATAGGGCTCAACAGAACCTCAGTCAAAATTCAAGAGGAAGGAAGCTCACAAGGAACG TTCCACGTCGCCTACCACTGACAACATGGGAGAAGAACTTGATCAGTCGCCTCCTTACCCCCACATGTTCTTATCTGGCCAGAAGCAAGAGTGCTGGTTGTCACTCAGGAGAACAAG TTGTCCATGTTTGTCGTCGCGCAGTTTCGTTTCACTCCATGAATACcgccacctccaccaccacccctcACAAACCCCAGCAGCATACCGGCTCAGTTCCCCACAGGCCATCTGCCTCTCCGGGTCACAACAACAGAAGCATAAATCTGGCACAG aTCAAAGCAGCTAGAGAGCAAGATGTTAACAAAAAGAGTTCAAACAGTGGCTCAAATATTAGGTCAACTGCTTTAAATACTGATGTGAAACCTACATTTACACAAGGCAGAACCACCCATCCCTCACCAGAAAG AAACCCCCAAAGATCAATCAGCAGACATCCAACACCGCTGCAGTTAGAGCTCCCATCGGTCCCTGAGGAAGATCTCTGTAGTTCTGCCTTTGCTCCTGGTAACGCAAGACCTATCAGGACATTAGTTGAAGgtcagcaaaataaaatgagcaaTGAAAATCCACCAGAGGCTCCTTGTTTCAACATGCTcgaaacagaaacagaagctgTAACTAGAACAGCAGGAGACAGAA GTCCACAGCCTCCGGAAGTCATATGCAGGCCTACAGGTGGGACTACAGATCCAGAGGAGGCGTCCCGTCTCCTGGCTGAAAAGAGGAGAGTGGCCCGACTACAACGGGAGAAAGAGGAGCAGGAACggctgcagagagaagaggcagAGAG GCGCCGTCACGAAGAACTGGAGTTCAGGAGGGCAGAGGAGCGGGCAAGACAGCAAGCAGAAGCTCAACGTCTGAttgaggagaagaggagaagggaggaggaggagcagaggcGAGCCGGGGAGGAGAGAGCTCAGGCCATGAGGGAAGCTGCTCTTCTGCAGAAGCAG AGGGAGGAAGAACAGGCCAAAGAGAGAGCGAAAGCAGAGCAGATAAGACAAGAGCGAGAAATACTTGCACAGAAAGAAGAAGCTGAACGCCAAGCAAGAAAAAAG cgACTTGAGGAGATCATGCGGAGAACCAGAAGAACAGATTCTCCAGATACG AAGTCCGTACCAGTGAGGGTCTTGCCAAATGAAACCCAaccaaaggaaaacacacagcctgTGCACAACGGCGCTATAGAAGATGGCATCAAGCTGCCAGTGGGGATGAAGTCCTCGCAGCTCAGGCAGAACAGCGAGGAGGACATGGTGCCCATTGTGGCTTTCAAAGAACGCAGGTCTCTCAGAACTCTCACCGGACTCGAGGAAATCCAGACCCATCAACGAGCAG AGGTCATCTGA